One stretch of Eggerthella lenta DSM 2243 DNA includes these proteins:
- a CDS encoding 4Fe-4S binding protein, translated as MAHVTNFLGLLEQLQSADITVHQGRCAIVRNRNATCMKCADVCTSGCISYDDNELVIEPERCIGCGTCATVCPTCALEAHRPNDAELLQACRAAADVADGQVVIACDQLLAAADGLYDPEKVVGVTCLGRVEESLLVTLAALGVRRVSLVQARCAQCEHVSGFEMARVVCDTASALLATWNNDMRIDLAEKLPSSVRRAGDEGYDASRRSFFSSMKDEAKNVAAVTADYAVKDALGVEERREPRFVKVGKDGTLPHFIPDRRERLLAALDSLGQPQDVLMDTRLWGHVIIDPEKCSSCQMCATFCPTGAIAKYAGEDGSIGVTHRPVDCVKCRCCTDICPEGALELSDEVFAVDLLSGAQERYPMKPLKNPPGNPHQIWHSMKDLLNCDQVYER; from the coding sequence ATGGCTCACGTGACGAATTTCCTCGGTCTGCTCGAACAACTTCAGAGCGCCGACATTACGGTTCATCAGGGTCGTTGCGCTATTGTGCGCAATCGCAACGCAACGTGCATGAAGTGCGCCGACGTGTGCACGAGCGGTTGCATCTCCTATGACGACAACGAGCTGGTCATCGAACCCGAGCGGTGCATCGGGTGCGGAACCTGCGCCACCGTGTGTCCCACCTGCGCGCTTGAAGCGCATCGTCCGAACGATGCCGAGCTTCTGCAAGCATGCCGCGCGGCGGCTGACGTGGCCGACGGACAGGTGGTTATCGCCTGCGATCAGCTGCTTGCCGCGGCCGACGGGTTGTACGACCCCGAGAAGGTGGTGGGCGTCACGTGCCTGGGGCGCGTGGAGGAGAGCCTGCTGGTCACGCTGGCGGCGTTGGGCGTGCGCCGCGTGAGCCTCGTGCAGGCGCGCTGCGCGCAATGCGAGCATGTCTCGGGTTTCGAGATGGCGCGGGTTGTGTGCGACACGGCAAGCGCGCTGCTTGCAACCTGGAACAACGATATGCGCATCGACCTGGCGGAAAAGCTTCCCTCATCCGTGCGCCGGGCGGGCGACGAGGGCTACGACGCGAGCCGTCGGAGCTTCTTCTCCAGCATGAAGGACGAGGCTAAGAACGTTGCGGCGGTGACGGCTGACTACGCCGTCAAGGACGCATTGGGTGTGGAGGAGCGGCGGGAGCCGAGGTTCGTGAAGGTGGGCAAGGACGGCACGCTGCCTCACTTCATTCCCGACCGCCGCGAACGTTTGCTGGCCGCGCTCGATTCGTTGGGGCAGCCGCAGGATGTGCTCATGGACACGCGCTTGTGGGGCCATGTGATCATCGATCCCGAGAAGTGCTCGTCGTGCCAGATGTGCGCCACGTTCTGCCCCACCGGGGCCATCGCGAAGTACGCGGGTGAGGACGGCTCGATCGGCGTGACGCATCGTCCGGTCGATTGCGTGAAGTGCCGCTGCTGCACCGACATCTGCCCGGAAGGCGCGCTCGAGCTGTCCGACGAAGTGTTCGCCGTCGATCTGCTGTCGGGCGCGCAGGAGCGCTATCCGATGAAGCCGCTCAAGAACCCGCCGGGCAACCCGCACCAGATCTGGCACTCCATGAAGGATCTGCTCAACTGCGACC